The window GATCAGCGCTTCAATGATCTGCTCAGACAGTGCCGGGGTCGGATCACCAATGGCGACGAAAGGAACAAACGCACCCTGATTGGCCGCATCCAGACGTTCAAACAATGCAGAATAACGACTCATAACAGCGCTCCTTTGCCTTCCAGTGCATCAGCTACAGTAAAAATATCTTTATCGCCACGACCGGACAAATTCACGATCAAGATCTGCTCTTTTTCTGGTTCAGAACGCGCCATTTTCAGTGCGTGAGCCAGCGCGTGTGAGGATTCCAAAGCTGGGATAATACCTTCGCGACGGGAGAGTTCCTGGAACGCATCTAAAGCTTCCTGGTCGGTTGCAGACGGGTAGTCTGCACGGCCAATGGAGGACAAGTAAGCGTGTTGTGGGCCAACCGATGGGAAGTCCAGACCGGCAGAGATCGAGTGTGATTCTTCGACCTGACCGTCGTTATCTTGCATCAGATAAGAGACCATGCCCAGATAGATACCTTTACGGGCATGACCAATCGGTGCGCCATGTTTACCGGTTTCGATACCGTGACCTGCGGGTTCCACACCAATCAGGCGAACACCTTCTTCTTCAATGAAGGTGGCGAACATACCAATCGCGTTAGAACCACCACCGACACAAGCGACGACAGCATCAGGCAGACGACCTTCGGCTTCCAGAATTTGCGCTTTCGCTTCTTCACCGATCATGCGTTGGAATTCACGTACAATAGTCGGGAACGGGTGCGGGCC of the uncultured Tolumonas sp. genome contains:
- the trpB gene encoding tryptophan synthase subunit beta; this encodes MTLLDPFFGEFGGMYSPQILMPVLLELEKAFVDAKDDPEFQAEFQHLLKEYAGRPTPLTLCRNLTQGTKTKIYLKREDLLHGGAHKTNQVLGQALLAKRMGKTRIIAETGAGQHGVATALACALLNLPCRIYMGAVDCERQKPNVFRMRLMGAEVIPVHAGSSTLKDACNEAMRDWTANYKDTHYILGTAAGPHPFPTIVREFQRMIGEEAKAQILEAEGRLPDAVVACVGGGSNAIGMFATFIEEEGVRLIGVEPAGHGIETGKHGAPIGHARKGIYLGMVSYLMQDNDGQVEESHSISAGLDFPSVGPQHAYLSSIGRADYPSATDQEALDAFQELSRREGIIPALESSHALAHALKMARSEPEKEQILIVNLSGRGDKDIFTVADALEGKGALL